AAAGCAAAAGAACATCGAACTCACCGTTATTCTTCCCCAGTGGCTCGATTTTAATTGACCTGTACTCCCTCTCAATCCTCGGAAGTGAATCCACAGCTCTCTGTGCAGTCTCCATGTTCTGATAACGATTGGATTTCAGGTAATAGTCTGCCGGACTGTTATCACTAACACCAAGTATGAATTTTCCGGGTCTGCATCTCTGGTCTTCTATCAGGAAAGACTCTCCATTCAGTGCAAGGTGTACAAGTTCACAGTAAAGCCTCTCTGATGTCTCACCTTCATCATTACAAAGAGTAATGCACACAGGCTCGCCTTCATCCATAAGCGCTTCAATATTCGGGTAATTTGAATCTCTGCATGGCTTCATAATCTCAATTCCTGTCATTCTGTTCCAGAATCTCTTTCTTAGCCTCTGCCGCATACAAATGTGCAAGCCTTGTAGGCTCCGGAAGTTTGTATCCTTTCAGGCAGTGTTTAACGATCTCAAGCGAACTTTCAACAGAAACCTTGTGTCCGGGAGCTA
The sequence above is a segment of the uncultured Methanolobus sp. genome. Coding sequences within it:
- a CDS encoding DUF169 domain-containing protein — translated: MTGIEIMKPCRDSNYPNIEALMDEGEPVCITLCNDEGETSERLYCELVHLALNGESFLIEDQRCRPGKFILGVSDNSPADYYLKSNRYQNMETAQRAVDSLPRIEREYRSIKIEPLGKNNGEFDVLLLYLKPESAMKIIQAYAFHFGQGITSRSIGAASICGDCTARVLKEGIGISYGCKGSRKHSGYANEEVPIGIAYSMLEKIEKGLENIPATFD